In a genomic window of Siniperca chuatsi isolate FFG_IHB_CAS linkage group LG1, ASM2008510v1, whole genome shotgun sequence:
- the urb2 gene encoding unhealthy ribosome biogenesis protein 2 homolog: MAAIYSGIYLKLKSPQTPWEDKLKLARFAWISSQCLLPNKEQVLLDWCTHALAGRYNEKVEFSHNVLEGLWCYLDDLLHSRKLHALLKQGKIISLRLSMAQLLLDRLQECARVGSKLPVCVSTILSVCQGLLSSPALSSVFTTKYELMVELLAKLCSLACRELQQPLFTEPLMTESVTCQDEVMTEPTSDLDSSQIEPITASPPDQPELDDNKSSSKPKENLRSANLFEVLLQVLSCYLSVQRQQANPNRVFTMVTNQLSQTLVLLRHLLTSGEFAPSHTHLRLRQQLCRDIRIKIDSILQLALFPSEHLTSYKEELLPSKEDSGKRGPGGAKGPLKPVSAILSKLSAQVYCEPPLHYTVKSNTLSLLFKFFLESYGKGRGESEEAHRMLCFYFLTRLVPALDIGLDGHSLSPAKAEQPVSVSPRQMSPPASLCSPESWSLALLAVESLLSQALSADIYNVAADKIRHGEVQFSFYRALGQMLFNQAQPSIPAWYRCLKVLLSLNHLILEPDLDQLLSSAWVNSEYMDTRVQRARQLMVCSLLQTYTKLRQLPRLFSELLSVICQPALDDLRPPLLPEGVSTSLRTCLLDTPPSQGLEICSLVLKSIKRYILPDLVKEERGAEKMEIDDKGENKVIKVDQEREDASLKLFSLSQLLHVVLFSLKALDNASPLPIVRQSRGLMEEMQQVVKELLHLLSKEKKAVKTNISSVQKTPGKGKMNLDHKESEEVSESKLGALWEQKTQEAALLLRYTWVEVDTLFYIHCSKYASLDSAQTANASETEGRAPVLTHTESLLPGEIVPARLQPSCSPMSCLLLKLLTLQQTKKVLLDTSLLSEPSTAALLSKAAQFIVAKSEFEANLDGEQVWDGQIESVNASSYLVAHWYLVTSNLPLIAPYLSRQNVGCIADVLVSSLLSRQTDGRKDRPPGSLTVSLISSQLLQSPILAELPSLFSATVCSLTQKIIGVLNAAHVPKVCPTLLKFQEKGTGANSLEGDASQPLSTLVKKETIIEDILASSKTGEVSVLLTDTQSKELLNLLQILTNLNPDGMNSEDLSSIFLLLFFMLTSSQSYQMSVDPPECGDDAVFLVKLLRILTCLLEGRNFQSVLKLIHGGTLLQAAVSSLLWHSNSGRFRATCSPDWLDLIKAVQGFITSLIQLIIVRNSSVRLNLDQFASYLTSAERASRQIVAPRSAAVSGKPDPRVSILSVHLLLASLASFSQAMTSNLGRSKPMDQTLTQMLARTTASLGPAVESTLKAQTVSQSVIHPASILGQAFVVEVVTVMLHCELSSLSVQVENKQNDTKLTLSHITLYQSFCQQILKEISSAHRPMDFLVSSLHFLSTFYKAVKKTGGEREVEQGEENKGGKELDELYMQILQNVHRLLTASWLSSNDVCELEPAVQELLCHLVEKSTTGQFNLLLLLIREGLDTGQLRAGNYREVLSAVLIIKLLSCCQLPEPCSKALWLIAPQIISAMVFLVRSSSQDVSLTLPFTVPTVMSMTSLLRQGEGRITNPHHVILVLGALQSVPLDHLSPLVYQSAFLAVHEALFAFVQCHPQVMLNAAPSFLNVFYRLVASIMQEGRQRGDSDTGPDSDVYLQCSRLTERMYSHIAATAESFTTLSAFMVAQYVTELQKVTLRPDIKLHLTEGIYQILDLCMEQDIKFLTAGLQMGVREVFNELYGSYTHYHKAQRQGEDKYTV; the protein is encoded by the exons ATGGCTGCCATCTACTCAGGTATCTATCTGAAACTGAAGAGTCCTCAGACTCCCTGGGAGGACAAGTTAAAGCTGGCACGTTTTGCCTGGATCTCCTCTCAGTGCCTGCTGCCCAACAAGGAACAG GTGCTGTTGGACTGGTGCACCCACGCTCTGGCGGGCCGGTACAATGAGAAGGTGGAGTTTTCTCACAACGTTCTGGAAGGACTGTGGTGTTACCTTGACGATCTGCTTCACAGCAGGAAGCTCCACGCTCTTCTCAAGCAGGGCAAGATCATCAGCCTGAGGCTCAGCATGGCACAG CTGCTGCTTGACCGTCTCCAGGAGTGTGCGCGTGTTGGCTCTAAGTTGCCGGTGTGCGTGTCCACCatactgagtgtgtgtcagggccttctctcttctcctgcACTCTCATCTGTCTTCACCACCAAGTATGAACTCATGGTCGAACTCCTGGCTAAGCTCTGCTCTCTGGCCTGCCGTGAGCTACAACAGCCATTATTCACAGAACCCCTAATGACTGAGTCTGTCACATGTCAAGATGAGGTGATGACTGAGCCTACTAGTGATTTGGACAGTTCCCAAATTGAGCCGATCACTGCAAGTCCTCCAGATCAGCCAGAGTTAGATGATAATAAATCGTCTTCCAAGCCAAAGGAGAACCTCCGTTCAGCTAATTTGTTTGAGGTGTTGCTTCAGGTGCTGTCATGTTATTTGTCAGTTCAGCGACAACAAGCCAATCCTAACAGAGTCTTTACTATGGTAACCAACCAGCTGAGCCAGACATTAGTACTACTTAGACACCTTCTGACCTCTGGTGAATTTGCACCTTCTCACACACATCTGCGCCTCCGTCAGCAGCTGTGCAGAGACATCCGCATCAAGATAGACTCCATCCTTCAGTTAGCTCTCTTCCCCTCTGAGCACCTGACCTCCTACAAGGAGGAGCTCCTTCCATCAAAAGAGGATTCTGGGAAACGTGGTCCTGGAGGGGCAAAAGGCCCCTTGAAGCCAGTCAGTGCCATCCTTTCCAAACTGAGTGCTCAGGTCTACTGTGAGCCGCCCCTGCACTACACTGTGAAGTCGAACACATTGTCTCTGCTGTTTAAGTTCTTTCTGGAAAGCTACGgaaaagggagaggagaaagtGAGGAAGCGCACAGGATGCTGTGTTTCTATTTCCTCACCAGGTTGGTCCCAGCCTTGGACATAGGTCTTGATGGACACTCACTCTCACCTGCCAAAGCAGAGCAGCCAGTCTCTGTGTCCCCCAGGCAGATGTCTCCCCCAGCCTCCCTCTGCTCCCCAGAGAGCTGGAGCCTGGCTCTGCTGGCTGTTGAGTCCCTGCTAAGCCAGGCTCTGTCAGCTGATATTTACAATGTAGCAGCAGACAAGATCAGACATGGAGAGGTCCAATTCAGCTTTTACAGAGCCCTGGGACAAATGCTCTTCAACCAGGCCCAACCAag CATCCCAGCATGGTATCGCTGTTTAAAAGTGCTGTTGAGTCTCAACCATCTGATTCTTGAACCAGACCTGGACCAGCTTTTATCTTCAGCCTGGGTTAATTCTGAATACATGGACACACGAGTGCAACGCGCCAGACAG CTCATGGTGTGCAGTCTCCTCCAGACCTACACTAAGCTCCGTCAGCTGCCTCGCCTCTTCTCTGAGCTTCTGTCTGTGATCTGTCAGCCAGCCCTGGACGACCTCCGACCTCCTCTGCTGCCTGAAGGCGTCTCCACCTCACTCAGGACTTGTCTTCTGGACACTCCCCCTTCCCAGGGCCTAGAGATTTGCTCATTAGTGTTGAAGAGCATCAAGCGATATATACTACCTGACCTGGTGAAGGAGGAAAGAGGGGCAGAGAAGATGGAGATTGATGATAAAGGGGAGAATAAAGTAATAAAGGTGGACcaagagagagaagatgcaTCTTTGAAGCTATTCTCCCTCAGCCAGctgcttcatgttgttttgtttagtcTGAAGGCTCTAGACAATGCCTCTCCCCTTCCCATAGTCAGGCAGAGTCGGGGCCTGATGGAGGAGATGCAACAGGTAGTCAAGGAGTTGCTACATCTGTTGTCAAAGGAAAAGAaggctgtaaaaacaaatataagtTCAGTTCAAAAGACCCCAGGCAAAGGCAAAATGAATTTGGACCACAAAGAGTCAGAGGAAGTCTCAGAGTCTAAATTGGGTGCACTGTGGGAACAGAAGACCCAGGAGGCCGCTCTCCTCCTCAGATACACTTGGGTGGAAGTCGACACACTCTTCTATATCCACTGCAGCAAATATGCATCTCTTGACTCTGCCCAGACAGCAAATGCAAGTGAGACTGAAGGCCGTGCTCCAGTCCTAACCCATACAGAAAGTCTTCTACCTGGTGAGATTGTTCCAGCACGCCTACAACCATCCTGCAGCCCCATGAGCTGTTTGCTGCTCAAACTCCTCACTTTgcaacagacaaagaaagtttTATTAGACACCTCCTTACTTTCTGAACCCAGCACTGCCGCACTGCTAAGCAAGGCAGCCCAGTTTATTGTAGCTAAATCAGAGTTTGAGGCGAAtctggatggagagcaggtatGGGACGGGCAGATAGAGAGTGTGAATGCCAGCTCCTACCTTGTAGCACACTGGTATCTTGTCACGTCCAATTTGCCTTTGATTGCTCCCTACCTGAGCAGACAAAATGTGGGCTGCATAGCAGATGTACTTGTCAGTTCACTCctaagcagacagacagatggaagaAAGGACCGGCCGCCCggctctctgactgtctctctcatATCTTCACAGCTTCTCCAAAGCCCCATTCTTGCTGAGTTGCCTTCACTGTTCTCTGCCACAGTTTGTTCCCTCACACAAAAGATCATTGGCGTTCTCAACGCAGCACATGTACCCAAGGTTTGTCCTACGCTCCTGAAGTTCCAGGAGAAAGGAACTGGAGCTAACTCTCTAGAGGGAGATGCCAGTCAGCCTCTGTCCACCCTTGTGAAAAAAGAGACTATAATTGAGGATATATTGGCATCCTCAAAAACTGGAGAGGTGTCTGTATTGCTGACTGACACACAAAGCAAGGAACTGTTAAACTTACTCCAAATCTTAACCAACCTAAACCCAGATGGGATGAACTCTGAGGATCTGTCCTctattttcctcctcctcttcttcatgcTGACCTCCAGTCAGTCATACCAGATGTCCGTGGACCCTCCTGAATGTGGAGATGATGCTGTATTCCTGGTGAAGCTGCTCAGGATTCTGACTTGTCTTCTGGAGGGTAGAAACTTCCAAAGTGTTTTGAAGCTCATCCATGGTGGTACTCTACTGCAGGCTGCTGTGTCTTCTCTCCTCTGGCATAGCAACAGTGGAAGATTTCGAGCCACATGCAGCCCCGATTGGCTGGATTTAATCAAAGCGGTGCAGGGTTTCATCACGTCCTTGATCCAGTTGATTATAGTCAGAAACAGCAGCGTTCGACTCAACCTGGACCAGTTTGCGTCCTATCTTACCAGTGCGGAAAGAGCAAGCAGGCAAATTGTGGCACCCAGGTCAGCAGCTGTGTCAGGTAAACCAGATCCAAGAGTGTCCATTTTGTCTGTTCATCTTCTGCTGGCATCGCTGGCCTCTTTCTCCCAGGCAATGACCTCTAACCTGGGAAGGAGCAAACCAATGGATCAAACTTTGACCCAAATGCTCGCCCGAACAACTGCTTCACTGGGACCAGCTGTTGAGTCCACCCTGAAGGCCCAGACTGTCAGTCAGTCCGTCATCCATCCAGCCAGTATCCTCGGCCAAGCCTTTGTAGTAGAAGTTGTTACTGTTATGCTGCACTGTGAACTGTCCTCACTGTCAGTGCAGGTAGAGAACAAGCAGAATGACACCAAGCTCACCCTGAGTCATATAACCCTCTATCAGAGCTTCTGCCAGCAGATCCTCAAAGAAATAAGTTCTGCCCACAGGCCCATGgacttccttgtttcctctctgcatTTCCTGTCTACTTTCTACAAAGCAGTGAAGAAGAccggaggagagagggaggtggagCAAGGAGAGGAGAATAAGGGAGGAAAGGAGTTGGATGAGCTGTACATGCAGATACTGCAGAATGTGCACAGACTGCTGACAG CTTCTTGGCTGTCTTCAAATGATGTTTGTGAGCTGGAGCCAGCTGTGCAGGAGTTGCTGTGCCACCTGGTGGAGAAAAGTACTACAGGTCAGttcaacctgctgctgctgctgatcagAGAAGGACTGGACACTGGCCAGCTGAGGGCAGGGAACTACAGG GAGGTGCTGTCTGCGGTCCTCATCATTAAGCTGCTGTCCTGTTGTCAGTTACCTGAGCCCTGCTCTAAAGCTCTCTGGCTCATTGCACCTCAGATTATATCTGCTATGgtg TTTTTAGTAAGATCGTCCAGTCAGGATGTCTCTCTGACCCTTCCCTTTACTGTTCCTACGGTGATGTCAATGACATCACTGCTGCGCCAGGGGGAGGGGCGCATCACCAACCCTCATCATGTGATCTTGGTCCTCGGAGCACTCCAGTCGGTGCCCCTCGACCACTTGTCCCCACTCGTCTACCAATCAGCGTTCCTGGCTGTTCATGAGGCGCTGTTTGCCTTCGTCCAGTGTCATCCTCAG